AAAGATCGGGGATGGATTCAGTGGTGGATGGTATCTTTTGCAAGAAATTATCATAGGCCTTATCTATATATGGCCGGTGGCTCTGGTGATTCTACTTGTCATTTTTCTTCTCAGAAAACGATTTAAAAATCTGCGCTTAAAAAGAAACAGGGGTTAAATGCCCCTTAACCTTCCTTCAAGGCTGCGGGTTTTTTCCTCTTCCAAAATATTGATCTGCTTGTAGGCTCCTACAAAGTGATATGCCAGCACAAGAGAATTCAGGAAGAAAATAGCAAGATACCCAAGATTAAGGAATATAAAGTTAACCTTAACCACCAGCGCATAGGCCGTAAGTTCGTAGGCAAAAAGTGCAATCCCTATAATGATGCTCATAGCGCTGAACCAGGCCTCATGTTGATTTTTAAATATAGCTCTGACAATAACTGTTATGGCAAACAGAAAATTGACAGCTATAAAAAACTGGTAAGCAGGGAGCAACTGCGTGAAAAATACCGGTGGTAAAACGATCGTTAAGGCGATGATGCAATAATTGATCATGATAATAATATACTTGTAAATAGACTTTTTGTCGTTCAAAAATACCTGGCTGATAAATAGCATGCCTACCAACATGCTTAAATACAGTGAGAGGTACTCTACCTTAATGGCAACTTGCCAGCTTATGCTGTCAAAGAAAGATGTGATAAGATAAATATTGGAGAAAAGGGAGCGTATACCCCAGAAAAAACATAGGAGGCCAAAATATAATGTAGCGCTTTGCCCTTTTCTTATCAGGAAAAATCCTATAAAAAAGGCTCCTAATATGAGTAGCCCCCCCACAAGAAAAACATTGGATACAATAATGGACTCATGTTGCCTGTTAATAACTTCTGGAGTGCCCAGCTTTATTGATTTATGT
This region of Fulvivirga ulvae genomic DNA includes:
- a CDS encoding 7TM-DISM domain-containing protein, whose translation is MSMAEVLSASKLAAFLTFVLVILIGIPAVSHPKVQRGRLDLTHTDFNSAMPISLDGEWEFYWKYVLFPADFTSKNKPEAQYIKLPAVWNGLKTGQTELTGEGYATYRLVIKKHEKPDLLSLDIPNVYTNYALWVNGTMLASNGIVSVDASRAKPEWQPHVKIFEAPGETIEIILQVSNFHHNRGGVHKSIKLGTPEVINRQHESIIVSNVFLVGGLLILGAFFIGFFLIRKGQSATLYFGLLCFFWGIRSLFSNIYLITSFFDSISWQVAIKVEYLSLYLSMLVGMLFISQVFLNDKKSIYKYIIIMINYCIIALTIVLPPVFFTQLLPAYQFFIAVNFLFAITVIVRAIFKNQHEAWFSAMSIIIGIALFAYELTAYALVVKVNFIFLNLGYLAIFFLNSLVLAYHFVGAYKQINILEEEKTRSLEGRLRGI